The Thermoplasmata archaeon genome window below encodes:
- a CDS encoding KEOPS complex kinase/ATPase Bud32, with the protein MAEGREVIARGAESIIYRTKFFELEAVVKERIAKGYRHPEIDFDLRKARTKAEARLMHAARCAGVAVPLILDVDEFKIVMEYIPSPNLKRQIGSMDEEEQRKVLEEIGRVIAKLHQSDIVHGDLTTSNMLLYEGKLYLIDFSLGSKSRSTEAKGVDLHLLREAFLSAHAEIFDKFEVVLESYASHYLHACAVIEKMHEIELRGRGHPKRLRGGKEK; encoded by the coding sequence ATGGCAGAGGGTCGGGAAGTTATAGCAAGAGGTGCAGAATCCATAATTTACAGGACAAAATTTTTTGAGCTGGAGGCGGTGGTGAAGGAGCGAATTGCCAAGGGTTACAGGCATCCAGAAATTGATTTTGACTTGAGGAAAGCGAGGACAAAGGCAGAGGCACGCTTGATGCATGCAGCAAGATGTGCAGGTGTGGCAGTACCGTTAATTCTGGATGTGGATGAATTTAAGATTGTTATGGAATACATACCAAGCCCTAATCTGAAGCGTCAGATTGGGAGTATGGATGAGGAAGAGCAGAGAAAGGTGCTGGAGGAGATTGGAAGGGTGATTGCAAAATTGCATCAGAGTGACATTGTGCATGGGGACTTAACAACATCCAACATGCTTCTTTACGAAGGTAAGCTCTATCTGATTGATTTTAGCCTGGGTTCAAAGAGCAGAAGTACGGAGGCAAAAGGTGTGGACTTGCATTTGCTGAGAGAGGCATTCTTGAGTGCCCATGCAGAGATTTTTGATAAATTTGAGGTTGTGCTGGAGAGTTACGCAAGCCACTATTTGCACGCTTGTGCGGTAATTGAGAAAATGCATGAAATTGAGTTGAGGGGCAGGGGGCATCCAAAGAGGTTGCGTGGTGGAAAAGAGAAGTGA
- a CDS encoding sugar phosphate nucleotidyltransferase, with protein sequence MKAVVLAAGEGKRLKPLTAKTPKPLLPVAGKPLLLHILDALKNAGIEEIAIVVHQQEAQFREMLEGKEGITLIRQEKQAGTGDAVKTVRKFCDGNFLCLNGDIVFEEEILKEVLAKGKGGKNVLAAVRRENTLEYGAIEFDGEDVVKIHEKAKVKGDYINAGIYYFTPEIFEALDKIKVSARGEYELTDAINLLASEKKVVSVKSAGAWEDIGKPWDLLKANEILLSKVQRKILGEVEEYAVVKGNVVIEEGTVVHSGSYIVGPVYIGKNCRIGPNAYIRPSTYIGDNCHIGNASEIKNSIIMSNSNAPHFNYVGDSIIGMRVNLGAGTKIANLRLDGKEIHSYVQGVKVQTGLRKFGAVIGDDCKLGINCSVNPGTVLSEECWVGAGRAVEARCYSPKTRII encoded by the coding sequence TTGAAGGCAGTTGTGCTTGCAGCAGGTGAGGGGAAAAGGTTAAAACCCCTTACAGCGAAAACGCCAAAGCCATTACTTCCAGTTGCAGGTAAACCATTGCTTCTCCACATTCTAGACGCCCTGAAAAATGCAGGAATTGAAGAAATTGCGATTGTGGTGCATCAGCAGGAAGCGCAGTTCAGGGAGATGTTAGAGGGGAAGGAGGGAATAACCCTGATCAGACAGGAGAAGCAAGCAGGGACTGGAGATGCGGTGAAAACAGTTAGAAAATTCTGTGATGGAAATTTTCTTTGCCTCAATGGGGACATTGTTTTTGAGGAAGAGATTTTGAAAGAGGTGTTGGCTAAAGGAAAGGGTGGGAAAAATGTGCTTGCTGCGGTGAGGAGAGAGAATACCTTGGAGTATGGGGCTATAGAATTTGATGGTGAGGATGTGGTAAAAATCCATGAAAAGGCAAAGGTTAAGGGAGACTATATTAACGCAGGGATTTATTATTTCACACCCGAAATTTTCGAGGCACTGGATAAAATAAAGGTTTCGGCGAGGGGAGAGTATGAGTTAACAGATGCAATAAACTTGCTAGCGTCCGAAAAGAAAGTGGTTTCTGTTAAGAGTGCTGGTGCATGGGAGGACATAGGGAAGCCCTGGGATTTGTTGAAGGCCAACGAAATTTTGTTGAGTAAGGTTCAGAGAAAGATTCTGGGAGAGGTGGAGGAGTATGCAGTTGTGAAAGGAAATGTGGTGATTGAGGAAGGCACTGTGGTGCACTCTGGCAGCTATATCGTAGGGCCAGTTTACATTGGGAAAAATTGCCGAATTGGCCCTAATGCTTACATCAGGCCAAGCACATACATTGGTGATAACTGTCACATTGGTAATGCCAGTGAAATCAAAAACTCAATAATTATGTCAAACTCAAATGCACCACACTTCAATTATGTGGGAGACAGTATCATTGGAATGCGAGTGAATCTCGGTGCAGGCACAAAAATTGCAAATTTGCGGCTGGATGGAAAGGAGATTCATTCTTATGTTCAGGGAGTGAAGGTGCAAACAGGGTTGAGAAAATTTGGTGCAGTGATTGGCGACGATTGCAAGCTCGGGATAAATTGTTCTGTGAACCCGGGCACAGTTTTGAGCGAGGAGTGCTGGGTGGGCGCAGGGAGGGCTGTTGAGGCCAGATGTTATTCACCAAAAACAAGGATAATTTGA
- a CDS encoding AMP-binding protein, whose product MTEKITLGQMIDRDAVAFPERDAVVFGDLRWTYAQLHEKVSQFACGLVKLGVKKDDKVGLWMHNFPEWIVAWFAIPKIGAVVVPMDTWYKPSEAEYILGHSDSVAVVTSEPFANVDFIKMMEEIKPKLPKLQHVIARGTNIGNAMNFEEVLKLGSDWKTNEEFQKRIAEPKPDEVTFILYTSGTTGKPKGAMLTHHNISRNARDIAEILRMSYKDKLLICVPFSHCFGCVLSITVSASVGACMVPLVAFDPEEVLKTVEKEKCTVLHGVPTMFIRELAVLEKKKYDTTSLRTGIMAGAPCPVETMQGVMEKMHCNVSIVYGLTEASPAVTATRFDDSIKDRVETVGRAIPDVEVKIVDADRKEVPRGTPGELACRGYNIMKGYYKNPEATKEAIDEEGWLYTGDMATMDERGYVRIVGRIKDMVIVGGFNVYPREIEELLLQHPKILDVTVVGVPDKELGEVVAALVIPKKGIELKEEEVVDFLYGNVASAKVPRYVQVVESFPVSGRGKVLKYVIREELKKKIAAGDPTIKKVVPTAVKMKARQAKVPQITDELIKAGKFRAEKREILEKFLVSINDEQEALFRKLIE is encoded by the coding sequence ATGACTGAAAAAATTACGCTAGGGCAGATGATTGATAGGGACGCTGTTGCCTTTCCAGAAAGAGACGCAGTGGTCTTTGGTGATTTGCGCTGGACCTATGCCCAGCTGCATGAAAAAGTCTCGCAATTCGCATGTGGGCTCGTGAAATTGGGTGTGAAGAAGGACGACAAAGTTGGTTTGTGGATGCACAATTTTCCGGAATGGATTGTCGCCTGGTTTGCCATTCCAAAAATCGGGGCAGTCGTGGTGCCGATGGACACATGGTATAAGCCCTCTGAGGCAGAATACATTCTTGGACACTCAGATTCGGTTGCAGTGGTGACCTCAGAACCATTTGCAAATGTGGACTTTATAAAGATGATGGAGGAGATTAAGCCGAAACTTCCTAAGCTTCAGCATGTAATTGCGAGGGGCACAAACATAGGCAACGCAATGAATTTTGAGGAAGTTCTGAAACTCGGGAGCGATTGGAAGACCAACGAAGAGTTCCAAAAAAGAATTGCTGAGCCAAAACCAGATGAGGTTACCTTCATTCTTTACACTTCAGGCACAACTGGGAAACCAAAGGGTGCGATGCTCACTCATCACAACATTTCCAGAAATGCAAGGGACATCGCAGAGATTCTTCGGATGAGTTACAAAGATAAACTTTTGATTTGTGTGCCGTTCTCCCATTGCTTTGGCTGTGTGCTTAGCATCACTGTTTCTGCAAGTGTAGGTGCCTGCATGGTCCCTCTTGTTGCATTTGACCCTGAAGAAGTACTGAAAACAGTCGAGAAGGAGAAATGCACAGTTCTTCATGGTGTGCCCACAATGTTCATCAGGGAGCTTGCAGTTCTTGAAAAGAAGAAGTATGACACGACATCTTTGAGAACTGGAATAATGGCAGGTGCACCCTGCCCAGTTGAGACCATGCAGGGTGTGATGGAAAAGATGCACTGCAATGTCTCAATTGTTTATGGTTTAACTGAGGCATCGCCTGCAGTCACTGCAACTAGATTTGATGACTCAATCAAAGACAGGGTGGAAACTGTTGGAAGGGCTATACCTGATGTTGAAGTGAAAATTGTAGATGCAGATAGAAAGGAGGTGCCAAGGGGAACACCTGGAGAGCTTGCCTGCAGAGGCTACAACATAATGAAGGGTTACTACAAAAATCCAGAGGCAACAAAGGAAGCGATAGACGAGGAGGGCTGGCTCTATACTGGTGATATGGCTACAATGGATGAGCGTGGCTATGTACGGATTGTGGGCAGGATAAAGGACATGGTGATTGTGGGTGGTTTCAATGTGTACCCACGAGAAATTGAAGAGTTGTTGCTCCAACACCCGAAGATTTTGGATGTGACGGTTGTAGGTGTGCCAGATAAGGAGCTAGGCGAGGTAGTAGCTGCACTCGTAATTCCAAAGAAAGGAATTGAGTTGAAGGAAGAAGAGGTCGTGGATTTTCTCTATGGTAATGTGGCCAGTGCAAAGGTTCCAAGGTATGTGCAAGTTGTCGAGTCATTCCCCGTGAGTGGTAGGGGAAAGGTGCTGAAGTATGTGATTCGGGAGGAATTGAAGAAGAAGATTGCTGCAGGAGACCCTACAATCAAGAAGGTAGTGCCCACAGCAGTCAAAATGAAGGCACGCCAGGCAAAGGTGCCGCAAATTACCGATGAACTGATTAAGGCGGGCAAATTCAGGGCTGAGAAGAGAGAAATCCTTGAGAAATTTTTGGTTTCGATCAACGATGAGCAGGAGGCCTTGTTCAGGAAGTTGATTGAGTAG